Below is a window of Populus alba chromosome 2, ASM523922v2, whole genome shotgun sequence DNA.
CACTCTCCTCTTCCAGTGCTTCTATTAAATTCtttccttgattttctctccggTCAACTCTTTCGAAGGCAATGTTAGCTCTACTCTTTGCACCTTTGTTTCTCCTCACATGGCTCCATCAATCGCCCATTTCTCATTGTCTTCAAGAAACACAGCAGCATCCTCAGAAATTAATTAGTCAGTGTGATGAGAGATGCGGGAAGTTGCGTATCCCATTTCCATTTCACCTCAACACTTCTTGTGCTTCAGTTTCCAACGCTTTTCGTCTTTCTTGCTCAAACTCCACTACCCTTTACCTCGACATAGACTCTCTAAGCTATAAAGTCCTTGAATTCTTCTCCGATGGTATATTAGTAGACTTTCCGGGTAGCTCCACTTGCCGACAGTACAATGATTTGAATTCCTTCGGTTTGGCAGGAAATGACTGCTTTGGCATATCGGTTGATAATGTTATTGGTTTATATGATTGTGAGGACTCTTCTTTGTGTAAAGCAGACTGTGAAACGATTGACTTGCCTGGTTGTGATGGCAGTGGCAGTGGCCCCCCTGCCTGCTGCTATCCCCTTTCCGATCACAGTTCATGGGATTTTGGAGATGGATTCTCAGTGTTTTCCAAATTTGGATGCCGGGGGTTCTCTTCTTGGGTTGTTTCTCGCGGTACCAACACTGGAAAGCGCGGGGGTTAAGTTGGAATGGGCGGTTCCAAAGAATTCATCCAGGGGAGTCTGTGGTGACAAAGCAGACATTGTAAATGCTACAGCAGTTGATGGAGGGATACGGTGCAAATGTCAGGATGGATTCGTTGGTGATGGATATGCTAGTGGAGAAGGATGCATGAAATGTGAGTAGCTATCGATACCCTAGTAATTGCTTCATAAATTGGGTTATTTGATCTTGTCTTTCtccctttttattaattaatactcCACAAATACACAAAAGCAAGGGGCATGTATACACACTACTGATTGTTCAAAGTGTTCATCCTTAATCCTTCACTACTTTCTCAAAGATATCTGCATCCTGTTTTAAGTCTTGATGTTTGACCATTCAATCTATTTCTCACATTGTTGATCCCGCTACCATACGCTATAAACATAGCGGAAAATCTAAGACTCAGAATGTGTTTGATAAGCCTATTTCCAACATGCATTAAACCGAATTCCTTTCATTCAATGTGTCTTAACAGCCAGCATCAAGGATGGAGAGGACGCACGAGGCGGTGATCGTGATGCAAAAAAGCACAGGGGAAAAATGGTTACAATTTTAGCTGGTGTGTACTTAGAATTCAGTAGCTAGATCTTCAGGCCATTGCAATGCGGGCTCATAATAAATTCACTTGCATGATTTGAGTGCAGAATCACATAATGCAATATTGACTTGAACtgtatttttctcattttctcccAGCAAGAATTCACAGGAAAACAAGCGAAGCAATCGTGCCTTAGGAGTTTTCCTTACTCATCCATTTTTGAATTGACGCGATGCTATCCATAACTTTTCTTTGCTCTTACTTTGCAGGAGTTGTTGGTCCGATATTCATCATTGCCTCCCTGATTGCACTCTTTTGCCTGTTGAAACGGCCTGTTAAGGCTGACATGTACGACCCTGACCATGCTCATCTACATAGCACCATCTCATTTAGGAAAGCTTGCAGGACTAGATTATTCAATTACCATGAGCTAGAAAATGCTACCAGAGGATTTGATGGTGATCAAAAACTTGCAAGCAGCAATAACAGTACAATTTATGCAGGGGTCCTTGGAGATGATACACATATAGCTGTGCACAAGGTAGAATGCCGTGATGAAAGAGAACTCACTCAGGTCCTGTCTAGGGTTGAGGTTTTATCTGCGGTTTTACATAGGAATATGGCTCGTGTCCTTGGATGCTGCATTAACTCTGTCTACTCTCCACTGGTAGTCTATGAGTATCCTGCTAATGGTACCTTGGAGGAACATTTGCACCAGAGTGGAGAACAAAAGGTTGGCCTTGATTGGTATAAGAGATTGAGAATTTCAGCAGAAACAGCAGGTGTTCTTGCATTCTTGCAGTATGAAATCATCCCTCCTGTCTTCCACCATGATCTCAAATCCGGCAACATATTTTTAGATGCAGATTTATCAGTTAAAGTCGCTGGGTTCAAGCTATTTACAACTAGCCTTGGAAACGATACTCATTCATACAGCAATCATGAAGGATCACGTATTCACCAGAGTGATGTTTACAACTTTGGCGTATTGCTTCTAGAGTTAATTACAGGCTCCAAAAACAAGGAGCTCCCAGCTGTAGCGTTGAAAAAAATCAGAAGTGGGAAGCTAGAAGAAATCGTGGATCCGGGTCTCCATTATCACGAGCAACCGCCATTTCGCCGGGATCAGATACAGGTAATTGCCGACCTTGCCACAAGATGCCTGTTGTTTGGCGGAGATGGTAAGATTGGAATGGTTGAGGTTGCAAGGGAACTGATACACATTGCAAAAGAGAGCATTGATGGAAGTAGTAAACGGGGACGTGGACTTGAAGAGACCTTCTCAAATTCCAGCCTCCTTCAAATGATATCCATGTCTCCTGACTCTATATATGTTCCTTGATGTCAATAGGAGAATTGTTCTCGATGTGAATAGTAGTTTTTGGCAAAGGATTTAGCTCGTCTATTTCACTTGTGAACAAGAACATTGCTTTCCAGCCCAGTCGTGTATGCTTCCATTTTCATTTTGAGGATTCAAACACTGCACAACTCTCTACTGTCtactgttaatatatatatttatttgaatgcaTCTTACTTCTAGCAAACAAGCAGCAATAGAACTCATTGATATAGCTTGAGAATGCTGGCAATGGCGCTCAAGATCTTCTAAGTAGTGAGTGCTGATTTCTTTGAGGGGATTTCATTTCTTATAGCCGTGCatgaatgattttgatttttcccATCTGGTGAACGACCAGAACAGTCTTGTGAAGCTAGCTTAACTGGGCATGGACTCCATAATGAGGCTCTCCtttcaagaaaaacaattcaCACGAGACTTTCTAATGAGTTCCGAGATCTGATGGCTCACATTTTCATTTCGAttgtttgttcttcttcttattattattattatggtgtAAAATAGCTTTGATCTCTTGAGAATGACATCAACTCTTAACCATAGATATTAGATGTTACCCGACCCGATAGATCAACCTGGAATTTTATCCGGGTCTGAATTTGACAAAACATCCAATAGGCtcgaataaaattatttgacctGTTAgagtcaatttaaaatttaggtgACCGGTAAAATCCGATAAGatcctttatattttaatattcatttttttttatgacctgctaagctgtttttttatttttttttttccatgccaacattgtttttaataaactgaAGAATTAAATCTATaggtatttttttagtaaatgcCAAAGAACATTTTTATTCTGTTAGATAAGCAATAGTTTTAGTTAATGAATGGACAAGATATTATTTGAATTAActtgtattaaattttattttataaatactagaaaaagtttttaattaatggaTAGATAAGATATTATTCGAAATTAACTCATATCAATGTTTActttataaatactaaaaaaaaaattattttttcaatgtagaatTAGAAATCCATTAGTgtatatattctatatttacaaaaaaaaagttatgtgttttcaatatgaaataagaaacttttttttatttaaatactttaatttaaaatgacaggacattatcttttcaatgtgggataacaaattttttaaattaatcttttaaatttcattatttataacatgtataacTTATATCCACATAGattatttcttaactttttatgtgtaatattaaaacctcaaatattttttaaattttttttcgaGTTGACTCAATTCAATCTATGTGATTAGGACCCAATCTCTTGCTCGAATCAATTTCAGAccgaatttaataactatgttatTAACATGAGTTTGTTTGACAGtatagttgtaattattttttcaaataatttttcgtactaaaatatatatcaatgatgttttttttattttttaaaaatcatttttaacattagcacattaaaataattaaaaaacactaaaaatatattaatttaaatttaataaaaaaatataaaatttttaattttttttaaaatacttttaaaatacaaaaacaaacaatcttaAACATAGAAATGGTAGCACAAGAAGCATAACAAAGAGGGAACAATCTTATTCCCccctaagaaatttttttttttttaagatacatATGCGAATGTCCCTTCTTTTAGACTTTTCCTATCGTGAAAGTGCACAAAACTCAAAACTCAGCATCAAATTGAGGAATAAACTTTTGTCCACACAGAATAGaggaataaaataaaccaaGGCCTTGCTGAGCGCCATTCACTAACcgatgttatttatttttgtattttaaaaaaaaaaaaattaaattttaattttttttattttaaattaatattttttaatatttttaaattattttaatgaaataatatcaaaaatattttttaaaaataaaaaaatattatttattttaatatattttttaaataaaaatactttaaaaaattaaccgtTATTATTCATTTACACTCCCGCTCCCATAATAGAAACCCAACCACGGACAGCAAGGGATTTTCCCTCAGTGAAACGTGCAGCTAGCTGGAGACTTGTTGGAGAAATTGGACCAGCAGATGGAAAGGCAGGTAAAGACTTCCCTAgctgttttttgtttctttttttttttttttaaaaaggaagaaTATGTTCTCCACAGACCAAAGACTTCGTGGCCAGTAGACGGCCGATGCTACAAGACATGATGGATACGTAGTTGTCGCCTTACTTTTTCGCCAGTTTCAAACAATGGCAATGGTACAGTTTAGGTTGTTGACGCATTTGAAACAGCACAAGATAGATAGTAAGTTCaagaatacaaaaatttataagaAGGTTCTATATAGAAAtcttaattcttatttttgttattgaataTTTCATTTCACAGAGGATTAAATTATAGTTAGCACATCCAGGAGAATTAATCCGGTCAAAAAACCGGATCATATAAGTTGATTTAGtttaaccttaaaaaattaaaaatatatatttaaaattttaacattctatattaaaaagttaagtAACAATTCATGTGGAAATAGaccatatacacacacataccacataaaaaaatttagtaaactATTCAtgtgaatgtaaaaaaaaaaaaaaaattatagaaggcTTGGGTTTGACGAAGTTAATTGCAAGTTCAGGTTATTGTCTATTTGAAACTTGGCCAAGATTTTGGGTTATTTGGGTCTTGAGCCAACTTGTAAGGCTAGATTTCATAACAATGATTTAAACttgttaaataaattcaaaactcaaactaaacaaattagaaaacttgaaaataaagagaaaacagtaaaaattttaaacaaactagtaaaaataaaattattaagaatgttatttaatttcctaaactaaatagaaaaaaaaatacttataaaaccTTTTGGACTAGTCTctctagtttgaaaaaaaaaatatatattttcaagttgatTAATTAAGATGTGCACAAACTAACCCAAACacctacgttaataaaaaaaaaaattgaaagtaatTTTGAGAGGtgtaaatcaattaattatgttttgaatttgctttttaaaagatTACTAGTTCGggttatataaaattaaagatcactaaaaacttacatggttgttaagtTTAATATCTCGAGTAATTAATTAAGTTGTGTATAAGCTAAAcagttacaaaaaaaacaaaatgaatgctCATGCCTCTAAACTGCGTGCAGTAGGAgtgatgttttcctttttcttggagCTCAAGGGCTAAAATCccaaaagaatttaattggaGATAAGTGGTTGGAATTTTGAATTAACATTGTACAAGTAACAGGGTTtggctttttgtttttgtttttttttgagaaatggCCATGGACAAGTTCAATTTTAAGCAGCAAGACTCGCATCCTTGCATTTCCTTATCGGTCCTTTTACATTATAGTTCATATTCATTGCGCACAAAAATCGCTCGAGGAAGGAGGTTTCAAGCTACCTTCTCTCCACTTCGTACACGACGTTTTGACCAGCCCATgtttctctccctccctccgTTCTATAAATACCATACATAACACCCTAATACACTACATATCCTTCGCGCATTGCCCTAACCCTTGTCTCTGTCCCTTCTTTATCGATCAAGGtatgttctttttctttctttttgctcaaagaaagtttattttttttctcttcctgaTTGTTTCTAAGTACTCCCCAACCGAACTCCTAGATACTCTTCGATCTTGGATATCGTGATGCATTTCCAATCTTAAATGAGACTTTATGTTATATCGTGATTTatgttttgcctttttttctgGGTTCCTGTCAATATGCACAAATcccaaaaaagaatttaatgggggaaactttggttttttttttggcttagatACAAAGAACTGTGAGCTAATGTCAAGATCAGAGGGATATTCATCTCGAACCTCACTAAAGAAAAAGGTGTTTATTTAGATTTATAGTCATGGATTCCTGAGAATGATATAATAGCAGGAGATCCAATTAAATGCAAACGCATGCTAATCTCTATGATATATCACCTTCACAACATTAAAGTTCTTTGATGTTGATGGTGTTGATTCATTGTATTAGACTACTTAGTAACCTTACATTGCAAGAACTGGTTTAGATTCTCAATCGTCTGGCTGTGTGTTATTTCCAAGTCTTTGATGACACTAGGTCAGTGTTCATTCATTTAGCTATATTACACCCAAAAAAAATGTGAGGTAAGCTTAAAGTGCATGGATGAATTGATCCATGATCTGCATTTTCTCGGGCCCTCTTGGGCAGCATGCTTATACCATAGAGAGActtgatttgaatttaattttttttttataccacaTAGAGACTTGCCTTGGATTGAGCTTTGTTTCTTTGAGAATAATTTCTTGcaagttaaacaatcatcatcAGACAATGAAGTAATTTCTTCTTCTGGTTACAGATGAGTGACGTaacaaaaacacaagaaaatgaaGTTGAAACTAAGCACCAAGCGCCCCGTCTGAACGAGAGAATCCTTTCGTCTTTGTCAAGGAGAACTGTTGCTGCACATCCTTGGCATGATCTTGAAATTGGTATTTTTGCAGAAGATGATCGTATTTgtcatttatatttgatttgtattcaagaataattatgaaattaattgtgctgcaaaaaaaaaaaaaatgttttgtgcAGGGCCTGGAGCTCCCCACATTTTCAATGTCGTGAGTATTTCTACTAACTTTATCAATCAAATAAGTTAAAACATCATAGAcccaaaataaaaactgaaaggAAGGACACATTTATGATTCATATGCAAAACATTGCATCAATCATATGTTTCTTTGCTCAATTTTTCACCAATGTTTCTCTTCCCAAGAATCAATTGTGACTTGTAACTAGAGTGTGCATTCGAAATTTCCAAGCTCCTAGTTTGAGTGTTTTCttgattctttgtttctttatctTGGATTAAACAGGTGGTTGAGATAACAAAAGGAAGTAAGGTCAAATATGAACTGGACAAGAAGACAGGACTAATCAAGGTATAATTATATCTGTAtccatcaaaattgaaaaatattagtcCTAGTCTCTGGAACTTTGGAGGAAATGCTTTCCATGGAATTTGATTCCTTTTCACTTCATTCTTTCTCTCACagccttttgttattttttctgttcAAATGAATGCTAGGTTGATCGGATTTTATACTCCTCAG
It encodes the following:
- the LOC118044438 gene encoding LOW QUALITY PROTEIN: probably inactive receptor-like protein kinase At2g46850 (The sequence of the model RefSeq protein was modified relative to this genomic sequence to represent the inferred CDS: deleted 1 base in 1 codon) translates to MLALLFAPLFLLTWLHQSPISHCLQETQQHPQKLISQCDERCGKLRIPFPFHLNTSCASVSNAFRLSCSNSTTLYLDIDSLSYKVLEFFSDGILVDFPGSSTCRQYNDLNSFGLAGNDCFGISVDNVIGLYDCEDSSLCKADCETIDLPGCDGSGSGPPACCYPLSDHSSWDFGDGFSVFSKFGCRGFSSWVVSRGTNTGKRGVKLEWAVPKNSSRGVCGDKADIVNATAVDGGIRCKCQDGFVGDGYASGEGCMKSSIKDGEDARGGDRDAKKHRGKMVTILAGVVGPIFIIASLIALFCLLKRPVKADMYDPDHAHLHSTISFRKACRTRLFNYHELENATRGFDGDQKLASSNNSTIYAGVLGDDTHIAVHKVECRDERELTQVLSRVEVLSAVLHRNMARVLGCCINSVYSPLVVYEYPANGTLEEHLHQSGEQKVGLDWYKRLRISAETAGVLAFLQYEIIPPVFHHDLKSGNIFLDADLSVKVAGFKLFTTSLGNDTHSYSNHEGSRIHQSDVYNFGVLLLELITGSKNKELPAVALKKIRSGKLEEIVDPGLHYHEQPPFRRDQIQVIADLATRCLLFGGDGKIGMVEVARELIHIAKESIDGSSKRGRGLEETFSNSSLLQMISMSPDSIYVP